The following proteins are co-located in the Rattus norvegicus strain BN/NHsdMcwi chromosome 19, GRCr8, whole genome shotgun sequence genome:
- the LOC134483606 gene encoding uncharacterized protein LOC134483606 — protein MFSRLRKRFGRGNVDCGQTRVKESGLSSQSNDGQRQHFWGMFKAGRETSSPETAPSEKQVKKEKERLIKELQLITEERNDLRDRLRFLTERSKNNRPHFRPNPYYEDLERMEEVVMSILYNLEMENTEIHENNHKLKKEITFSRNLLSQLLMENTCRKKLVPLKQGSKEGHLECALNQKYLVDLSKKDKDQQRPDPASSGLRKCKRAGIGHTPVRELPEE, from the exons atgttttcccgtcttcgcaagcgttttgggagggggaatgtcgattgtggacagactagagtgaaggaatctggcctttcgtctcaaagtaatgatggacagagacagcacttctggggaatgttta aagctgggagagaaacatcttccCCTGAAACTGCCCCAAGCGAGAAGCAggtcaagaaggaaaaggagaggctgattaaagagctgcagctcattaccgaggagagaaatgacctgagagatcgcctgaggtttctgacagagagatccaaaaacaacag gccacacttcaggccaaatccatattatgaagacctggagagaatggaggaggtggtcatgtcaattctgtacaacttagagatggagaacactgagatccatgagaacaaccataagctgaagaaggagattaccttctctag aaacctgctcagccagctcctgatggagaacacatgcaggaagaagttggtcccactgaagcaggggagcaaggagggacatcttgagtgtgcactgaaccagaaatatttggttgacttaagcaagaaagataaagaccagcaacgtccagacccagcatcatctg gtctcagaaagtgcaagagagctggaattggacacaccccagtaagagagcttcctgaagaatga